A single genomic interval of Alistipes provencensis harbors:
- a CDS encoding linear amide C-N hydrolase, with the protein MKIPALTMLCAAALAVQSPQAEACTRAVYLGPDGMTVTGRTMDWREDPLTNLYIFPRGIERRGANSDNTVFWTSKYGSLSAAGYDIGVADGMNEAGLVASLLFLPESVYERPGDTRPVMGLSIWTQYVLDNFATVDEAVTELAKEKFRLDAPDLPNGVKSRLHLAISDASGDSAIFEYRDGKLEIHHGRQYQVMTNSPFYNDQLAILDYWQQIGGLTMLPGTNRAPDRFVRASFYINAVVQSSDPKIAVPAVMSVMRNVSVPYGISTPDKPHISSTRWRSVCDQKNRVYYFEPTLAMETFWVNLAAIDFSKGSGERTLTLVGGKNYAGDATAKFRKSAKPFVFLFGA; encoded by the coding sequence ATGAAAATTCCCGCTCTGACGATGCTGTGCGCTGCTGCGCTGGCCGTCCAATCACCCCAGGCCGAGGCCTGCACCCGCGCCGTTTACCTCGGCCCCGACGGCATGACCGTGACGGGCCGCACGATGGACTGGCGCGAGGACCCGCTCACCAATCTCTACATCTTCCCGCGCGGCATCGAGCGCCGCGGTGCGAACAGCGACAATACGGTCTTCTGGACCTCGAAATACGGCTCGCTCTCGGCCGCAGGCTACGACATCGGCGTCGCCGACGGCATGAACGAGGCCGGACTGGTCGCCAGCCTGCTGTTCCTGCCCGAATCGGTCTACGAACGTCCCGGCGACACGCGCCCCGTCATGGGCCTGAGTATCTGGACGCAATATGTGCTGGACAATTTCGCCACCGTGGACGAGGCCGTGACCGAGCTTGCGAAAGAAAAGTTCCGCCTCGACGCCCCCGACCTGCCGAACGGCGTGAAGTCGCGGCTCCACCTGGCGATTTCCGACGCTTCGGGCGACAGCGCGATCTTCGAATACCGCGACGGCAAACTGGAGATACACCACGGTCGCCAGTATCAGGTGATGACCAATTCACCGTTCTACAACGACCAGTTGGCGATCCTCGACTACTGGCAGCAGATCGGCGGTCTTACGATGCTTCCCGGCACCAACCGCGCTCCGGACCGCTTCGTGCGGGCTTCGTTCTACATCAACGCCGTCGTGCAGAGCTCCGATCCGAAAATCGCCGTGCCGGCTGTGATGTCGGTCATGCGCAACGTCTCGGTGCCCTACGGCATCTCGACGCCCGACAAACCGCACATCTCCTCGACGCGCTGGCGTTCGGTCTGCGACCAGAAGAACCGGGTCTATTATTTCGAGCCGACGCTGGCTATGGAGACCTTCTGGGTGAACCTCGCGGCGATCGACTTTTCGAAGGGCAGCGGCGAGCGGACCCTCACGCTCGTCGGCGGAAAGAACTACGCGGGCGACGCCACGGCGAAGTTCCGCAAGAGCGCCAAGCCGTTCGTGTTCCTGTTCGGGGCGTGA
- a CDS encoding type III PLP-dependent enzyme domain-containing protein codes for MKDKYIDLIEQSFDFPQDEFSVEDNELNFHDIPLMELIKQYGTPLKITYLPKISQQINRAKRMFNVAMAKVDYKGSYNYCYCTKSSHFSFVLEEAMKNDIHLETSSAYDIHIINALYDGGIIDKDRYIICNGFKRPQYVENIAQLVNDGFSNTIPVLDNKEELELFEDSFTKKCKVGIRIACEEEPKFDFYTSRLGIRYNDIVDFYKAKLKNSKKFQLKMLHFFINTGIKDTAYYWNELSKCMNVYCELKAICPELDSLNIGGGFPIKNTLNFEYDYEYLTEEIISQIKNICERNGVEEPNIFTEFGSFTVGESGAALYSIVNQKQQNDRENWYMIDSSFITTLPDTWGINQRYIMLAVNNWDKEYQRVLLGGLTCDSEDFYNSECHTSAIFLPKLEAGNTQYIGFFHTGAYQESLGGFGGIQHCLIPAPKHIIIDRDKSDNEYYTRLFAKEQSYRSMLRILGY; via the coding sequence ATGAAAGACAAGTACATCGACCTGATCGAACAATCGTTCGATTTCCCGCAGGATGAGTTCTCCGTCGAGGACAACGAGCTGAATTTCCACGACATTCCGTTGATGGAACTGATCAAACAGTACGGAACTCCGCTCAAGATCACCTACCTGCCGAAGATCTCCCAGCAGATCAACCGTGCCAAGCGCATGTTCAACGTGGCGATGGCGAAGGTCGACTACAAGGGTTCGTACAACTATTGCTACTGCACCAAGTCGAGCCACTTCTCGTTCGTGCTGGAGGAGGCCATGAAGAACGACATCCACTTGGAAACCTCGTCGGCCTACGACATCCACATCATCAACGCCCTCTACGACGGCGGCATCATCGACAAGGACCGTTACATCATCTGCAACGGCTTCAAACGCCCGCAGTATGTCGAGAACATCGCCCAACTGGTCAACGACGGCTTCTCGAACACGATCCCCGTGCTGGACAACAAAGAGGAGCTCGAATTGTTCGAGGACTCCTTCACCAAGAAGTGCAAGGTCGGCATCCGCATCGCCTGCGAGGAGGAGCCCAAGTTCGATTTCTACACCTCCCGGCTGGGCATACGCTACAACGACATCGTCGATTTCTACAAGGCCAAGCTCAAAAACAGCAAGAAGTTCCAGCTCAAAATGCTGCATTTCTTCATCAACACCGGCATCAAAGACACGGCCTACTACTGGAACGAGTTGTCGAAGTGCATGAACGTCTACTGCGAGCTGAAGGCCATCTGCCCCGAGCTGGACAGCCTCAACATCGGCGGCGGTTTCCCGATCAAGAACACGCTCAACTTCGAATACGACTACGAATACCTCACCGAGGAGATCATCAGCCAGATCAAGAACATCTGCGAGCGCAACGGCGTCGAGGAACCCAACATCTTCACCGAGTTCGGTTCGTTCACCGTGGGCGAAAGCGGCGCGGCGCTCTACTCGATCGTCAACCAGAAGCAGCAGAACGACCGCGAGAACTGGTACATGATCGACTCGTCGTTCATCACTACCCTGCCCGACACATGGGGCATCAACCAGCGCTACATCATGCTGGCCGTCAACAACTGGGACAAGGAGTACCAGCGCGTGCTGCTGGGCGGGCTGACGTGCGACAGCGAGGATTTCTACAACTCGGAGTGCCACACCAGCGCCATCTTCCTCCCGAAACTCGAAGCGGGCAACACGCAGTATATCGGGTTCTTCCACACGGGAGCCTATCAGGAGTCGCTGGGCGGCTTCGGAGGCATCCAGCACTGCCTGATCCCCGCCCCCAAGCACATCATCATCGACCGCGACAAGTCGGACAACGAGTATTACACGCGTCTGTTCGCCAAGGAACAGTCCTACCGTTCGATGCTGCGCATACTGGGGTACTGA
- the yihA gene encoding ribosome biogenesis GTP-binding protein YihA/YsxC, whose amino-acid sequence MQITKAEFKCSSERISQVPKDDLKDIAFIGRSNVGKSSLINMLTGHGGLAKVSGTPGKTRLVNHFRINDAWYLVDLPGYGYARTSKAQRGEFSKLITDYILKCEKMHFLFVLADIRLEPQKIDLRFIEMLGENGIPFAIIFTKADKLSKTQREKSVERFRTALAEQWEELPPMFVSSSEKGTGREEILAYIDECLQQN is encoded by the coding sequence ATGCAGATTACCAAAGCCGAATTCAAATGCTCGTCGGAGCGCATTTCGCAGGTCCCGAAAGACGACCTGAAGGACATCGCCTTCATCGGGCGCAGCAACGTCGGCAAGTCGTCGCTCATCAACATGCTCACCGGACACGGAGGGCTGGCCAAGGTGTCGGGAACGCCCGGCAAGACCCGGCTGGTAAACCATTTCCGCATCAACGACGCATGGTACCTCGTCGACCTGCCCGGCTACGGCTATGCCCGCACGTCGAAGGCGCAGCGCGGGGAGTTCTCGAAACTCATCACCGACTACATCCTCAAATGCGAGAAGATGCACTTCCTGTTCGTGTTGGCGGACATCCGCCTCGAACCCCAGAAGATCGACCTGCGCTTCATCGAGATGCTGGGCGAGAACGGCATTCCGTTCGCCATCATCTTCACCAAGGCCGACAAGCTCTCGAAAACCCAGCGGGAGAAGAGCGTGGAGCGGTTCCGGACGGCACTCGCCGAACAGTGGGAGGAGCTGCCTCCGATGTTCGTCTCCTCGTCGGAGAAGGGCACCGGACGCGAGGAGATCCTCGCCTATATAGATGAATGCTTACAGCAAAACTGA
- a CDS encoding acyloxyacyl hydrolase codes for MKNKIRTWKTAVLAGILVLLSGMAAAQRPPAGTPTTDETTADAPDSIRQRDSSAYRTGYRAGYRAGYEAGLRDRSGFDANRFPAAGNTAYSAKAASTRRFMHRLGGEFRPEYIFPTNPFVQGNNLAGKPIDLSLSGHLRYSFQYRPGSLPDRIYGGAYQGLGVAYYDFGNPDELGNPIAVYLFQGARIARISPRLSFDYEWNFGLSFGWKPYDGETNRLNMMMGSKMNAFLNVDFLLNWMVTREVDFSAGVSLSHFSNGNTKFPNAGLNSVGLRAGLTYNFGRNPSEAPTRTIYPAFPRHVSYDLTLFGSWRRKGIEEGDRQYAAPDAYTVVGFNFASMYNFGYKFRAGVSLDGVYDGSANITIGDQIVPMGERRDLVVEKPGFDKQIALGVSARGEFVMPYFNIGIGLGVNVLHKGGDLKSFYQMLTLKVAVTHSSYVHIGYSLRDFHMPNYLMLGVGYRFNNKYPRHR; via the coding sequence ATGAAAAATAAAATACGGACTTGGAAAACTGCGGTTCTTGCGGGAATCCTCGTCCTCCTGTCCGGCATGGCTGCGGCGCAAAGGCCCCCGGCAGGGACTCCCACAACCGACGAAACGACAGCCGATGCCCCGGACAGCATCCGCCAGCGCGACAGCAGCGCCTACCGAACAGGCTATCGGGCAGGATACCGCGCAGGCTATGAGGCCGGGCTGCGGGACCGGTCCGGATTCGACGCCAACCGGTTCCCCGCCGCAGGTAATACGGCATACAGCGCCAAAGCAGCCTCCACGCGCCGCTTCATGCACCGTCTCGGCGGCGAATTCCGCCCCGAATACATCTTCCCGACCAACCCCTTCGTGCAGGGCAACAATCTGGCCGGGAAACCCATCGACCTCTCCCTTTCGGGGCACCTCCGCTACTCGTTCCAGTACCGTCCGGGGTCGCTGCCCGACCGGATTTACGGCGGCGCCTATCAGGGACTCGGAGTCGCCTACTACGACTTCGGAAACCCCGACGAACTGGGCAACCCCATCGCGGTTTATCTTTTCCAAGGCGCCCGCATCGCCCGCATCAGCCCCCGGCTGTCGTTCGACTACGAATGGAATTTCGGGCTTTCGTTCGGCTGGAAGCCCTACGACGGGGAGACCAACCGGCTCAATATGATGATGGGCTCGAAGATGAACGCCTTCCTCAATGTCGATTTCCTCCTCAACTGGATGGTCACGCGCGAGGTCGATTTCTCGGCGGGCGTCTCGCTCTCGCATTTCTCCAACGGCAATACCAAGTTCCCCAACGCGGGCCTCAACTCCGTGGGCCTGCGCGCCGGGCTGACCTATAATTTCGGCCGCAACCCCTCCGAAGCCCCCACGAGAACCATCTACCCCGCATTCCCGCGCCACGTCAGCTACGACCTCACGCTCTTCGGTTCGTGGCGCCGCAAGGGCATCGAGGAGGGCGACAGGCAGTACGCCGCGCCGGACGCCTACACGGTCGTGGGATTCAACTTCGCCTCGATGTACAACTTCGGCTACAAGTTCCGGGCGGGCGTGTCGCTCGACGGCGTCTACGACGGCAGCGCCAACATCACCATCGGCGATCAGATCGTGCCGATGGGCGAAAGGCGGGACCTCGTGGTGGAGAAACCCGGGTTCGACAAGCAGATCGCGCTGGGAGTTTCGGCCCGCGGGGAGTTCGTGATGCCCTATTTCAACATCGGCATCGGACTGGGCGTCAACGTCCTGCACAAAGGCGGCGACCTGAAATCCTTCTACCAGATGCTGACCCTGAAAGTCGCCGTGACGCACAGTTCGTATGTCCACATCGGATACAGTCTGCGCGATTTTCACATGCCCAACTACCTGATGCTGGGCGTCGGCTACCGCTTCAACAACAAATATCCCCGTCACCGCTGA